One window from the genome of Hydractinia symbiolongicarpus strain clone_291-10 chromosome 1, HSymV2.1, whole genome shotgun sequence encodes:
- the LOC130640874 gene encoding uveal autoantigen with coiled-coil domains and ankyrin repeats protein-like: MLYVSKQCFYISSFINVQERKVYVDNTMSASAEVATVEKLERNNSSLKPEVNTIDTSPIDLKNDKLYKKDLENGIHNTAARINGVNVDDMSQIKNLEKDVSEVDEFINGNTNKEKAPEEVKDSAMENKYDNHEIPTEEETLKETKTPKELVSPEEEKIHQEAETPKEEKTHKEELTTEEEVMPKETKTPVEDVTPKEVDIHNEVEPPKENETCKQVSPVEKSKEKEKLKEEEAKELENKLLNEDSSDAGTESVLDEDNLLNSDDDTLMIAEQDEKPQEDKKCTSFEPDLSCQDKAVDSPCTKGKAELKHENDGIKIEGIESKEESDKAICEPSVENVSKSARHEQESEVSKPENGLDKTVKTEEKMDVDEDKAIADVNDENELPMEIIPSPEPVEVSKKKRISEQKSKIERLKEDLRCEETTLTLLRKLLESQRGKSLYKSSSKHGNVVPSLHPKPQQIAPKNLSSSKPSSLQSTKASSNASQPVQKYYIQVGNQLVPAPPPGTPGSGPVYQYANGTSNSHSSYQSQPLSKPLPPPKQTPEQKQDAAKAALRRQLEQTLLQIPPPRPPPADWKAIPNVNSMDFMMLVGLDEVVDTILDMDFKPTLKTALEELTPYNPRICSQCTVDFSPCWKTKEGDVKGFVLCERCALQNVKKELKAEHTSRLKSAFLKALKQEQEIEEKIKAGEDVNIGNLTGNEKSDRGVQSPQQSSSHASSPQPPTSVQQTGSHAPTPTERHHQSSSHHHRHQVVQHYPHPQSLVQQLHHQHIQQQQLEMEPSSRHSSRWHPYIPPSSHHHRDHHPVHHRPYASSSSSVGEGSPHQEYYVVHHPQHAGVRYLNR, encoded by the exons ATGTTATATGTgtcaaaacaatgtttttatattagttCATTTATAAATGTGCAAGAAAGAAAGGTTTATGTTGACAACACCATGTCGGCATCAGCTGAAGTTGCCACTGTTGAAAAACTGGAGAGAAATAATAGTTCATTGAAACCTGAAGTCAACACGATTGACACAAGCCCTATAGATTTAAAGAatgataaattatataaaaaagacttAGAAAATGGGATTCACAACACGGCCGCAAG AATTAATGGAGTTAACGTTGATGACATGAGCCAAataaaaaacttggaaaaagATGTTTCCGAAGTGGACGAATTTATTAACGGTAatacaaataaagaaaaagcacCTGAGGAGGTAAAAGATTCTGCGATGGAGAACAAATATGATAACCATGAAATACCTACAGAGGAGGAAACTCTTAAAGAGACGAAGACGCCCAAAGAGTTAGTATCACCTGAGGAAGAGAAAATACATCAGGAGGCGGAAACACCTAAGGAGGAGAAAACACATAAGGAGGAGCTCACAACTGAGGAAGAGGTCATGCCTAAGGAAACGAAAACACCTGTAGAGGATGTCACACCTAAGGAAGTAGACATACATAACGAGGTGGAGCCACCTAAGGAGAACGAAACCTGTAAGCAGGTGAGccctgtggaaaaatctaaGGAGAAGGAAAAACTTAAGGAGGAGGAGGCAAAAGAATtagaaaacaaacttttaaacgAAGATTCCAGTGATGCAGGCACAGAAAGTGTGTTGGACGAGGATAATTTATTAAATAGTGATGACGACACTCTAATGATTGCTGAACAAGATGAAAAACCCCAGGAGGATAAAAAATGTACGTCTTTTGAGCCAGATTTGAGTTGTCAGGACAAAGCAGTTGATTCTCCATGTACTAAAGGCAAAGCAGAACTAAAACATGAAAATGATGGTATTAAGATAGAGGGTATTGAGAGCAAAGAAGAGAGCGATAAAGCTATATGTGAACCTTCTGTTGAAAATGTAAGCAAAAGTGCTCGTCACGAACAGGAAAGTGAAGTTTCCAAACCAGAGAATGGTTTAGATAAAACAGTTAAAACTGAGGAAAAAATGGATGTCGATGAGGACAAAGCAATTGCTGATGTAAACGATGAAAACGAGCTGCCAATGGAGATAATTCCTTCACCAGAACCCGTCGAAGTGAGCAAGAAAAAGCGAATTTCCGAACAAAAATCGAAAATAGAACGATTGAAAGAAGATTTACGATGTGAAGAAACCACATTAACTTTGTTGCGTAAACTTCTCGAGTCGCAGCGCGGTAAAAGTCTATACAAGTCATCGTCGAAACACGGCAACGTTGTTCCTAGTTTGCATCCTAAGCCACAACAAATCGCTCCTAAAAATCTGTCATCTTCCAAACCATCTTCGCTTCAATCTACTAAAGCTTCATCCAACGCAAGTCAACCTGTTCAAAAGTATTATATTCAAGTTGGAAACCAATTAGTTCCCGCCCCTCCGCCAGGCACCCCTGGGAGTGGACCAGTTTATCAATATGCAAATGGCACTTCGAATTCGCATTCAAGTTACCAAAGTCAGCCACTGTCTAAACCTCTTCCTCCGCCGAAACAAACTCCTGAACAAAAGCAAGATGCTGCCAAAGCTGCACTACGACGTCAATTAGAACAAACATTGTTGCAGATTCCACCGCCACGACCTCCGCCAGCCGACTGGAAAGCCATTCCTAATGTAAACAGTATGGATTTTATGATGTTAGTTGGCTTAGATGAAGTCGTTGACACCATACTTGACATGGATTTTAAACCTACTTTAAAGACTGCTTTAGAGGAGTTAACTCCTTATAACCCGCGTATTTGTTCGCAGTGCACGGTGGATTTTTCGCCATGTTGGAAAACAAAGGAGGGCGACGTGAAAGGTTTTGTGTTGTGCGAACGTTGTGCATTGCAAAATGTTAAGAAAGAATTAAAAGCGGAACACACATCTCGATTGAAATCAGCTTTCTTGAAAGCTTTAAAACAAGAACAAGAAatcgaagaaaaaataaaagcaggGGAAGACGTCAATATAGGTAATTTAACCGGCAACGAAAAATCTGACCGCGGCGTACAATCTCCGCAGCAGAGCTCTTCCCATGCTTCGTCGCCACAGCCACCAACATCTGTTCAGCAAACAGGTAGCCATGCTCCAACCCCTACCGAACGCCACCACCAGTCATCTAGTCACCACCACCGCCATCAAGTTGTACAACACTACCCTCACCCTCAATCGTTAGTTCAGCAGCTTCACCACCAACATATACAACAACAGCAGTTAGAAATGGAGCCAAGCTCGCGACACTCTTCGAGATGGCATCCGTACATTCCGCCATCTTCACACCACCACAGAGATCATCATCCAGTACACCACCGACCGTATGCGTCCTCTTCGTCATCTGTTGGGGAGGGAAGCCCTCATCAAGAATACTATGTTGTGCATCACCCACAACATGCTGGAGTGCGTTACCTAAATCGTTAA